A segment of the Curtobacterium sp. MCSS17_007 genome:
ACCACGGGGCTGCCCCCGTCCATCAGCGGGCTGTCGCTGCTCTCCCGGTTCATCGAGCTGGTCGAGCCGCGCCGCTGAGACGCTCCCGGTCGCGGGTCTCTTCGCGGTGGCAGGCGCGAGGCCCCCAGGTCAGCCCTGAGCGGGCTCCCCGTCCTCGGTGTCCTCGGCGGGGATCTGGCCGCGCATCTGCGCCCTGATCCCGGCGAGCACGTCGGCGTGCAGGAAGTTCGCTGCCTCGGCGCTGGTCGGGTCGACGACGATGCCGAACTCCTCGGGCACCGCGGTGACGAGCTCGGCCATGCGGACCGGGCGGGCCTCGGTGCCTGGAACGCCCTCGGTGAGCTCAGCGGGGTCGGTGAAGACCGGCACGAACGGCAGGTCGCGGATCATCACGTGGGCGATGCTGCCGCCCTCGGGATCGTCCGCGGGCTTCCAGGGCACCCACGCGGCGCTCCCGAGGAATCCCTGCGCCGACGATGCCATCCGGCGTCGCAGCGCCCCGGCGGGTGACTCGGTCTTGCCTGCGCCCGGACCGAAGGCCGACCCGCTCGTGTCGTTGCTGCTCATGGGGTTCCCTCCGCCGTGGTGTGCTCGGCCATGCTCCCACGGACGGTGCTGCCGGTCGTACGCCGCGCCTCCCACGAGCGCACGAGCGGACGAGCGCACGGACGCGCAGGGCCCAGCCTCGTCAGGAGTTCGTCGAGACGATGA
Coding sequences within it:
- a CDS encoding SseB family protein, whose amino-acid sequence is MSSNDTSGSAFGPGAGKTESPAGALRRRMASSAQGFLGSAAWVPWKPADDPEGGSIAHVMIRDLPFVPVFTDPAELTEGVPGTEARPVRMAELVTAVPEEFGIVVDPTSAEAANFLHADVLAGIRAQMRGQIPAEDTEDGEPAQG